A stretch of Gossypium hirsutum isolate 1008001.06 chromosome A06, Gossypium_hirsutum_v2.1, whole genome shotgun sequence DNA encodes these proteins:
- the LOC107941531 gene encoding protein ENHANCED PSEUDOMONAS SUSCEPTIBILITY 1: MYIYKHNIASIFNDPANPIKIYFTLFLSSNPIKEMEQSTVRIISECYVTPQHVSDQSKQPCYLTTWDLVMLSVQYIQKGLLYTKPENSCEENLINNVLDRLKHSLSIALVHFYPLSGRLVTRIEENPKSHFVFVDCNNSPGAKFIHAAVGLSVSDIVSPTYVPLVVQSFFDHDRAINYDGHTTPLLSIQVTELVDGVFIGCSMNHVLGDGATFWHFFNTLSEIFQAQGDTKMKISRPPVLEKWFPEGHGPLLNLPFTKQDEFITRFEAPELLERMFHFSAKSIAKLKERADTESNTTKISSFQSLSAFVWRSITKARRFPNETVTGCRLAINNRSRLEPALPLDYFGNSIQSVRAVTTAGELLDNNLGWAAWKLHQAVVNHTDKQVRGFVNGWLDSPFIYQIAQLFDPQSVMFGSSPRFNMYENEFGLGKALMLRSGYAHKFDGKVSSYPGREGGGSVDLEICLPPSSMKALELDEEFMSVVSCGGIDI; encoded by the coding sequence atgtatatatataaacacaacaTTGCATCAATATTCAACGACCCTGCTAATCCAATCAAAATATACTTTACCCTCTTCCTCTCTAGCAACCCAATAAAAGAAATGGAACAATCAACAGTTCGAATCATCTCAGAATGTTATGTTACACCACAACATGTTTCTGATCAATCAAAACAGCCTTGCTATTTGACAACATGGGATCTTGTTATGTTGTCTGTACAGTACATCCAAAAGGGTCTTCTCTATACCAAACCAGAGAATAGTTGTGAAGAAAACTTGATCAACAATGTCTTGGACCGGCTCAAGCATTCCCTTTCCATTGCCCTCGTTCATTTCTATCCCTTATCAGGTCGGCTCGTAACGAGAATAGAAGAAAACCCAAAGTCTCATTTCGTGTTTGTGGATTGTAATAACAGCCCAGGAGCCAAATTTATACATGCAGCTGTTGGTTTATCTGTGTCCGACATTGTTTCACCTACATATGTTCCGTTGGTTGTTCAATCGTTCTTCGATCATGATCGAGCAATCAACTATGATGGTCACACCACACCTTTGTTATCGATTCAGGTCACCGAACTGGTAGATGGGGTGTTCATAGGTTGTTCAATGAATCATGTTCTTGGTGATGGAGCTACCTTTTGGCATTTCTTCAACACATTATCCGAAATATTTCAAGCTCAAGGAGATACTAAAATGAAAATCTCACGTCCGCCAGTGCTAGAGAAGTGGTTTCCAGAGGGTCATGGTCCATTACTTAACCTTCCTTTCACCAAACAAGATGAGTTCATCACTAGATTTGAAGCACCCGAGCTTTTAGAGAGAATGTTCCATTTCTCAGCAAAATCCATTGCAAAGCTCAAAGAAAGGGCTGACACAGAATCCAACACCACCAAAATCTCCTCCTTTCAATCTTTATCTGCATTTGTATGGCGATCTATAACAAAGGCACGTCGTTTCCCAAACGAAACAGTCACTGGTTGTAGGTTAGCTATAAACAATAGGTCAAGGCTAGAACCAGCTTTACCCCTAGATTACTTTGGAAACTCAATTCAATCTGTTAGAGCAGTGACCACAGCTGGTGAACTGCTCGACAATAATCTCGGTTGGGCTGCTTGGAAACTACACCAAGCTGTGGTTAACCATACAGATAAACAAGTGCGTGGTTTCGTCAATGGTTGGCTTGATTCACCCTTCATTTACCAGATTGCTCAGCTTTTTGACCCACAAAGTGTGATGTTTGGAAGCTCGCCGAGGTTCAACATGTATGAAAATGAGTTTGGGTTAGGGAAAGCATTGATGCTTCGAAGCGGATATGCCCATAAGTTTGATGGGAAAGTTTCGTCGTATCCAGGACGTGAAGGTGGTGGAAGTGTTGACTTGGAAATTTGCCTTCCACCATCTTCAATGAAAGCTCTTGAATTAGATGAAGAGTTCATGAGTGTTGTTTCTTGTGGTGGAATTgatatttga